The following coding sequences are from one uncultured Bacteroides sp. window:
- a CDS encoding ParB N-terminal domain-containing protein: MSVVYRKISDLKKYDNNPRTITNEQLEKLKESILKNPDYFEARPIVLSNRTGEMIVIAGNQRLEASIQLGLKKVPTYLLEKLTEEREHEIMIRDNVNNGEWDMQKLLEWDNNELLEWGCEALFSSFDEHLFNADGDNAASKNDVKVGNLRDRFIIPPFSILDTKLGSWQERKRAWLSLGIKSEEGRDKEITYGMSSQPPRVYEVRNKLREMTGVDPSWKELRDYCNRNNIPLMEGTSIFDPVLCELSYRWFNIPAGEILDPFAGGSVRGIVATMLGYKYTGIDLREEQVLANYNNSEELSSRYPEGQISPTWLCGDSASIDEMFQGNADMIFSCPPYADLEVYSDDPKDLSNMDYESFLAAYRTIISLSCEKLRENRFAVFVVGEVRDKKGANRGFVSDTIKAFVDSGLHYYNEMILANVVGSLALRVTKQFNNSRKIGKLHQNVLVFYKGDVKNIKKNFPELDFSDCDFLDSELENEINK, from the coding sequence ATGAGTGTAGTTTATAGAAAGATTTCCGATCTAAAAAAGTACGATAATAATCCACGTACAATAACAAATGAACAACTAGAGAAACTAAAAGAATCTATATTAAAGAACCCTGATTATTTCGAAGCACGTCCAATTGTATTATCAAATCGTACTGGTGAGATGATTGTGATAGCTGGTAATCAACGCCTTGAGGCAAGTATACAGCTCGGTTTGAAGAAAGTCCCTACATATCTGCTTGAGAAGCTGACAGAGGAACGCGAGCATGAGATCATGATTCGTGATAACGTGAACAACGGTGAGTGGGACATGCAAAAGCTTTTAGAGTGGGATAATAACGAGCTGTTAGAATGGGGTTGTGAGGCTCTGTTTTCTAGTTTTGATGAACATCTTTTTAATGCTGATGGTGATAATGCTGCTTCAAAGAATGATGTAAAAGTGGGTAACCTAAGAGATCGCTTTATCATTCCTCCGTTTTCAATCCTTGATACTAAACTAGGTTCTTGGCAGGAAAGGAAGCGTGCCTGGCTTTCACTTGGCATTAAGAGTGAAGAAGGCCGCGATAAAGAAATTACATACGGTATGTCTTCCCAACCTCCACGTGTGTATGAAGTCCGTAACAAGCTCCGTGAAATGACTGGAGTTGATCCGTCATGGAAGGAGTTAAGAGATTATTGCAACAGGAACAACATTCCTTTGATGGAAGGAACATCTATTTTTGATCCTGTACTATGTGAGTTGTCTTATCGTTGGTTTAATATCCCTGCTGGAGAAATACTTGACCCGTTCGCCGGAGGTTCTGTCCGTGGAATAGTGGCTACGATGCTTGGTTATAAGTATACTGGCATTGATCTGAGAGAAGAGCAGGTGCTTGCCAACTATAATAATTCGGAAGAGCTTTCTTCTCGTTATCCAGAGGGGCAGATTTCCCCGACTTGGCTATGTGGTGATAGTGCTAGCATTGATGAGATGTTTCAAGGCAATGCAGATATGATATTCAGTTGTCCGCCTTATGCTGATCTCGAGGTGTATTCGGATGATCCCAAGGATTTGTCTAACATGGATTATGAGAGTTTTCTTGCTGCTTACCGTACTATTATTTCTCTGAGTTGTGAGAAACTTAGAGAAAATCGTTTTGCTGTGTTCGTTGTTGGTGAGGTACGTGATAAGAAGGGAGCCAACAGAGGCTTTGTCTCGGATACAATAAAAGCTTTCGTTGATAGTGGCCTGCATTACTACAATGAGATGATACTTGCTAACGTGGTAGGTAGTTTGGCATTACGGGTAACAAAGCAATTCAATAATAGCCGAAAGATAGGTAAGCTTCATCAAAATGTATTGGTTTTCTATAAGGGGGATGTAAAGAATATCAAGAAAAACTTTCCTGAATTAGACTTCTCGGATTGTGATTTTTTAGATAGCGAATTAGAAAACGAAATTAATAAGTAA
- a CDS encoding terminase small subunit, translating into MGAPSGNQFWKLRSKHGRDKLFATPDLLWEAACEYFQWCDENPWTTKKAIQKTLPVKRKEGKKVRVVNEEQTQREITPVARPYSLTGFCIYVDASTMWWRNFKEACKSTNDEDFLIVIARVEETISTQQFEGACVGAFNANIIARKLGLSDKQEVDHTTGGKEFKGFNFLPYTKEADDVK; encoded by the coding sequence ATGGGAGCACCTAGTGGAAATCAATTTTGGAAATTAAGATCGAAGCACGGAAGAGATAAACTCTTTGCTACACCTGATCTTCTTTGGGAGGCTGCTTGTGAATACTTCCAATGGTGCGATGAAAATCCTTGGACGACAAAGAAGGCGATTCAGAAGACGCTTCCCGTGAAACGAAAGGAAGGGAAGAAGGTGAGAGTTGTCAACGAAGAGCAGACACAGAGAGAGATAACACCAGTAGCAAGACCGTATTCGCTTACCGGCTTTTGCATTTATGTGGATGCTTCAACGATGTGGTGGAGGAATTTTAAAGAGGCATGTAAGAGTACAAATGATGAAGATTTTTTAATAGTCATCGCACGCGTGGAGGAAACAATCAGCACTCAACAGTTTGAGGGAGCGTGTGTGGGAGCCTTTAATGCTAACATTATTGCTCGCAAATTAGGGCTTTCTGATAAGCAGGAAGTAGATCATACTACAGGAGGCAAGGAATTCAAAGGATTTAATTTTCTTCCTTATACCAAAGAGGCTGATGATGTAAAATAA
- a CDS encoding phage terminase large subunit, with protein sequence MSDKINIKQRKAYNLLRDGEHYFILYGGAGGGGKSWLGCEWLMQCAHNLPGTRWFVGRNNLKDSRESVSITFSKVASLYGFDEYRLTTDGIKFDNGSEIIFLDLTYYPMKDPMYERLGSKEFTGGWIEEAGEVHYLAFEVLKTRVGRHLNDVYAVPPKILITCNPKKNWLYKIFYKPWKEGKLKAPYAFIPALVQDNPFATKEYIEMLQNTDDNVTKQRLFFGNWEYDDDPSSLCDYDAICDVFTNEHVKSNGLPKLSADLAMKGRDRFITGKAVGHVCTIILDKTYSPGKMIETDLRNAMIDHRVSRSNVIVDSDGLGAYLESYLTGIKEFHGGARALSVEYDNIKTQCAFKLAELINNRDFHIICTPEQEERIKEELALLKRANVDKDTSKKSLITKEVMKATINRSPDYLDMLIMLMIFELRKPIKGAKAIVMDAD encoded by the coding sequence ATGAGTGACAAGATCAACATAAAGCAACGTAAGGCGTATAACCTACTTCGGGATGGAGAACATTACTTCATCCTTTATGGTGGTGCTGGTGGCGGTGGGAAATCATGGCTAGGCTGTGAATGGTTAATGCAATGTGCTCATAACTTGCCTGGTACACGTTGGTTTGTCGGTCGTAACAACTTGAAGGATAGTCGGGAATCTGTCTCTATCACTTTTAGTAAAGTTGCTTCTCTTTATGGCTTTGATGAATACCGTTTGACTACTGACGGGATTAAATTTGATAATGGTTCGGAGATCATCTTTCTTGATCTTACGTACTATCCGATGAAAGACCCGATGTATGAGAGGCTCGGCTCTAAGGAGTTCACAGGTGGATGGATAGAGGAAGCAGGAGAGGTTCATTATCTTGCCTTTGAGGTTTTAAAGACACGTGTTGGGCGACACCTGAATGATGTATATGCTGTTCCACCTAAGATCCTTATTACCTGCAATCCTAAAAAGAACTGGTTATATAAGATATTTTATAAACCATGGAAGGAAGGAAAGTTGAAAGCTCCCTATGCTTTTATTCCTGCTCTTGTTCAGGACAACCCGTTTGCAACGAAGGAATATATTGAGATGCTTCAAAATACGGATGATAATGTGACGAAGCAACGTTTGTTCTTTGGTAATTGGGAGTATGATGATGATCCTTCTTCTCTTTGTGATTACGATGCTATCTGCGATGTTTTCACTAATGAACATGTTAAATCGAATGGATTGCCCAAGCTCTCTGCTGACCTTGCAATGAAGGGGCGTGATAGATTTATTACGGGTAAAGCTGTAGGGCATGTTTGTACAATCATTCTTGATAAGACTTATTCACCGGGCAAAATGATTGAGACGGATTTACGTAATGCTATGATAGACCACCGTGTCTCTCGTAGCAATGTAATAGTCGATTCTGACGGCTTGGGGGCTTATCTTGAATCTTATCTTACGGGTATTAAAGAGTTTCATGGTGGTGCAAGGGCTTTATCTGTTGAGTATGATAACATTAAAACGCAGTGTGCTTTTAAGTTGGCGGAGCTTATTAACAATCGTGATTTCCATATCATTTGTACGCCGGAACAAGAAGAACGAATAAAAGAGGAACTTGCGCTCTTGAAGCGTGCAAATGTAGATAAAGACACGAGTAAGAAAAGCCTTATCACTAAGGAAGTAATGAAAGCAACTATTAATCGTTCTCCTGACTATCTTGATATGCTTATTATGCTGATGATCTTTGAATTGAGAAAACCTATAAAAGGGGCAAAAGCTATTGTTATGGATGCCGATTAA
- a CDS encoding ATP-dependent Clp protease proteolytic subunit, which produces MAVLKIYNDIADEESKNMNLMFTGVDSTCFKDIDEFLASISEDDKSIDIKMNCRGGSVTEGWAIYDKLRDSGKEISVTVEGLCASMATVLLLSAPAERRFGLPNSEYLIHAPYIPEYTLADAYRSEDLHAIADELEADTEKLLNLYVERTGAEKEELASIMAEDKCITVSEAKRLGFISKIKMPTTAKYNQFKKSMKKEVTVKQGWLDRVLAKAGYAKMEDVPEVVDMELSTADGDTLTIEREEGEPQVGDVASPDGEFVMPDGSTIVVADGAITEIRPAEDEETDDEKDARIAQLEQELEAARAQAKSANDLKILNAVKMAGGDKFLAQHCSSYKVEGRTQTRHHEEFENKGGESAIQKKLREEREKRRAKK; this is translated from the coding sequence ATGGCAGTACTCAAAATCTACAATGACATCGCCGACGAAGAGAGCAAGAACATGAACCTCATGTTTACAGGCGTTGATTCTACATGTTTTAAAGATATTGATGAATTTCTAGCTTCCATTTCGGAAGATGATAAATCAATTGACATCAAAATGAACTGTCGGGGAGGTTCTGTTACCGAGGGCTGGGCTATTTATGATAAACTTCGCGATAGTGGTAAAGAGATTAGTGTGACTGTTGAAGGGCTTTGTGCGTCAATGGCTACAGTGTTGCTTCTTTCTGCTCCTGCTGAAAGACGCTTTGGTTTACCAAATTCCGAATATTTGATTCATGCGCCATACATTCCTGAATATACATTGGCAGATGCATATCGTTCAGAAGATTTGCATGCTATTGCTGATGAGTTGGAAGCTGATACGGAAAAACTTTTAAATCTATATGTGGAGCGTACAGGTGCTGAAAAAGAAGAATTAGCTTCCATAATGGCAGAAGATAAGTGTATAACTGTCTCCGAGGCTAAACGCTTAGGCTTTATAAGTAAAATAAAAATGCCGACAACGGCAAAGTATAATCAATTTAAAAAGAGTATGAAGAAAGAAGTAACAGTGAAGCAAGGCTGGTTGGACCGGGTTCTTGCTAAGGCCGGCTATGCCAAAATGGAGGATGTGCCGGAAGTTGTAGACATGGAACTCTCTACTGCTGATGGTGATACATTGACCATCGAACGTGAAGAGGGTGAGCCACAGGTTGGTGATGTTGCCAGTCCGGATGGTGAGTTTGTGATGCCTGATGGGAGTACTATTGTTGTAGCTGATGGTGCAATAACTGAAATTCGTCCTGCAGAGGATGAAGAAACAGATGACGAAAAAGATGCTCGTATAGCACAGTTAGAGCAAGAGTTAGAAGCGGCACGTGCTCAAGCTAAGTCGGCTAATGATCTTAAAATCTTGAACGCTGTAAAGATGGCCGGAGGTGATAAATTTCTAGCTCAACATTGTAGCAGTTACAAAGTGGAGGGACGTACGCAGACACGTCATCATGAAGAGTTTGAGAATAAGGGCGGTGAGAGTGCTATTCAGAAAAAACTCAGAGAAGAGAGAGAAAAAAGACGAGCTAAAAAATAA
- a CDS encoding carbohydrate binding domain-containing protein — MTDTIDILKKLALQVRNAVDPAENTAERVGRLLVGILENLSDADIEELAKTFLRKDQPDKASEAITFLKGLLIGNNTASIDEYGDAEVRNLVTRIKATVAELEAKTVKVSDETTTLNLLVQALAKTYDLNVSNVATLFRTIIKDYVSSETFIAGLAGEGFKLYKALSGDWNLEVDNVTIRKGMTVFELIISKIRSVNGGLVVSQGNGRIKSVTETTGTPAYYVLGIEGDMTFAADDFVRCQVFSSTGAKYYWVRVDSVNGNSIVVLKSEFPEGTVPAVGDDLVQMGNKTNTARQGVLYLSAAEDGKPRFSVLDGVNSTDLTGKNKVILGCLDGITDSDFPSDAQPSGYGLWAANVFLKGLFILRNGKSIEDELNDQITAVQTAFEIREGQISSKVTQATAAAQTATNKAGEAAASAGTASSKASAAADSENTAGQKATAASNSAAAASGSAKAAKDSADNASEILSQVTTKQSSIDQTADHIATQVKEVNTKASAAADSASAAASSASNAANSASQASGVLVTVTQKETNINQTASDINLKATRAESAAGRAESAEANINVKADGVVVQAASSAAQKAIDGVIVGGTNLFRYSKPINDNNQISNVYANGGSDLSIDYTNTYLGRPTLKITGQYGCYWAFNPTIEPGVIYTISAMVKGSIQVNATGYTPLHIQIPVGGHSYEHLIAYDDTITTEWKQVYRTFSSTAPANTNLRLYIYSIGTSVVNVAWVKLEKGNKATDWSEAQEDITADYTAKLKVLSDQISSKVSQQVFDSLSGTVNTHSTAITQLPTTIDARITSQTQDGGTIKSKVESWFSMVGNTLSMGAKSVNITGATVFSSLATNESVTTAVNNIEVGGTNYYSNKTTPVSPLYGSPHIEKDVGVCPNGLYLIGTAADSAIRISEVIKSNGWYTISFDIRGSQGQSSGFNVDICDNYVGMVKVSPDNNWVHHKLTGYVGNYSPTVYNFIDFEHLPYIYIFIRNIKVEKGNKATDFSLAAEDVNASISISQTAAITTARDNLALRLGYANYADMEANAIAGKSIINGGRIRTSLINADAVITGSLLASKIAATDITTGRLTVTTGAMVGGFKVSGYALTNEGFNNNAYIVMANSTIGTHVAFGANVADMVGSFCTTARIENKRTDSPFGDVVALKVSASGSADNYVYSDVALDIGHGCISGLRLRNHTIVSNRTLLSSDNIIFTERDGSDIILTLPSNPERGQIYFIRKNGTGRVYIRGSYIINDGDWVRERSTEVQLNRGGLGILMYNGTYWTWNNMNG; from the coding sequence ATGACTGATACTATTGATATACTTAAAAAACTTGCTTTGCAAGTGCGTAATGCTGTTGACCCAGCTGAGAACACAGCAGAAAGAGTTGGGCGTTTACTCGTTGGGATATTAGAAAATCTCTCCGATGCGGATATAGAAGAGTTGGCAAAAACATTTCTTCGTAAAGATCAGCCGGACAAAGCTAGTGAGGCAATTACTTTTCTGAAGGGCTTGCTTATTGGGAATAATACCGCTTCTATTGATGAATATGGTGACGCCGAAGTACGCAACTTAGTAACTCGTATCAAAGCAACGGTCGCAGAATTGGAAGCAAAGACAGTTAAAGTCTCGGATGAAACGACCACGTTAAATTTACTTGTTCAGGCTCTTGCAAAAACATACGATCTGAATGTTTCCAACGTAGCAACACTTTTTCGGACCATCATAAAAGACTATGTAAGCTCTGAAACGTTCATTGCCGGTTTGGCTGGTGAAGGCTTCAAACTCTATAAAGCCCTTTCCGGAGATTGGAACTTGGAAGTGGATAATGTGACTATCCGCAAGGGCATGACTGTTTTCGAGTTAATTATTTCAAAGATACGTTCGGTTAATGGCGGTCTAGTAGTCTCACAAGGTAACGGTCGTATAAAGTCTGTAACGGAAACGACAGGTACACCCGCTTACTACGTTTTAGGCATTGAGGGTGACATGACTTTTGCCGCCGATGACTTTGTACGTTGCCAGGTATTCAGCAGTACAGGAGCAAAATATTATTGGGTACGGGTTGATTCTGTTAACGGCAATTCTATTGTAGTTCTCAAATCAGAGTTTCCTGAAGGAACGGTGCCGGCTGTGGGCGATGACTTGGTTCAGATGGGTAACAAAACGAATACGGCTCGTCAAGGTGTATTGTATTTATCGGCAGCAGAGGACGGAAAACCCCGCTTCAGCGTGCTTGATGGTGTTAACTCAACTGACCTCACAGGAAAGAATAAAGTAATATTGGGTTGCCTTGATGGTATAACCGATTCGGACTTTCCTTCTGATGCACAACCGTCAGGCTACGGCTTATGGGCTGCTAATGTGTTCCTGAAAGGTCTGTTCATCTTGAGAAACGGCAAGTCTATTGAAGACGAATTGAATGATCAGATCACAGCTGTTCAAACGGCTTTTGAGATCAGGGAGGGACAGATCAGTAGCAAGGTAACACAAGCAACGGCAGCGGCACAAACAGCAACAAACAAAGCGGGTGAAGCGGCTGCTTCTGCAGGGACAGCAAGTAGTAAAGCGAGTGCAGCGGCAGATTCAGAAAACACAGCCGGACAAAAAGCTACGGCAGCCTCGAATAGTGCCGCTGCTGCATCAGGTAGTGCAAAAGCAGCCAAAGATTCTGCCGACAATGCTTCAGAGATATTATCCCAAGTAACTACGAAACAATCTAGTATAGACCAAACGGCTGATCACATAGCTACTCAGGTCAAGGAGGTTAATACAAAAGCTAGCGCTGCTGCAGATTCTGCCAGTGCCGCTGCTTCTTCCGCTTCTAATGCCGCCAACAGCGCCAGTCAGGCATCCGGAGTCTTAGTTACTGTTACCCAAAAGGAAACGAATATCAATCAGACAGCTTCTGATATTAATCTGAAAGCAACACGTGCGGAAAGTGCAGCCGGACGTGCTGAATCTGCTGAAGCAAATATCAATGTAAAGGCTGACGGTGTAGTCGTACAAGCTGCTTCTTCCGCAGCCCAAAAGGCTATTGATGGGGTAATTGTAGGAGGAACTAATTTATTTCGTTATTCTAAACCTATAAATGATAATAATCAAATTAGTAATGTGTATGCTAATGGTGGATCAGATTTATCAATTGATTATACAAACACTTATTTAGGTAGACCTACATTAAAAATTACAGGACAATATGGTTGTTATTGGGCATTTAATCCTACTATTGAACCTGGTGTAATATATACTATAAGTGCTATGGTTAAAGGTAGTATTCAAGTTAATGCAACTGGATATACACCTTTACACATACAAATACCTGTTGGTGGACATAGTTATGAACATCTGATTGCTTATGATGATACAATAACTACAGAATGGAAACAGGTATATAGAACGTTTAGCTCTACTGCACCTGCAAATACTAATCTTAGACTTTATATATATAGTATTGGAACATCTGTAGTTAATGTCGCTTGGGTTAAATTAGAAAAAGGTAATAAGGCAACTGATTGGTCAGAAGCACAAGAAGATATTACAGCAGATTATACTGCTAAATTAAAAGTTCTAAGCGATCAAATTAGTAGCAAAGTTTCCCAACAGGTATTTGATTCATTAAGCGGGACGGTAAACACACATAGCACGGCTATTACTCAACTCCCAACAACAATAGATGCCCGTATCACTTCGCAAACTCAAGACGGCGGAACAATAAAGAGCAAAGTAGAAAGCTGGTTCTCTATGGTAGGGAATACTTTATCTATGGGAGCAAAGTCGGTTAATATAACGGGCGCAACTGTATTTAGCTCTTTAGCCACAAATGAATCTGTTACTACTGCTGTTAATAATATAGAAGTTGGTGGAACTAATTATTACTCTAATAAAACTACACCTGTAAGTCCGCTATATGGATCTCCACATATAGAGAAAGATGTAGGTGTATGTCCTAATGGTTTATATCTGATAGGAACGGCTGCCGATAGTGCTATAAGAATATCAGAGGTCATAAAAAGTAATGGATGGTATACAATATCGTTTGACATTAGAGGCTCTCAAGGTCAATCTAGCGGATTCAATGTTGATATTTGTGATAATTATGTAGGAATGGTTAAAGTAAGCCCTGATAATAATTGGGTTCATCACAAACTAACAGGGTATGTTGGTAACTATAGCCCAACGGTCTACAATTTTATAGATTTTGAACATCTTCCATATATCTACATATTTATAAGGAATATAAAAGTCGAAAAAGGCAATAAAGCAACTGATTTTTCGTTAGCTGCGGAAGATGTGAATGCTAGCATAAGCATCTCTCAAACGGCGGCTATCACAACCGCACGTGATAATCTTGCATTAAGATTAGGATATGCAAATTATGCTGATATGGAAGCTAATGCAATTGCGGGCAAGAGTATCATTAACGGAGGAAGGATAAGGACTTCCCTTATCAATGCTGATGCTGTAATAACTGGCTCTCTACTGGCTAGCAAGATCGCAGCAACAGATATAACAACTGGGCGTTTAACGGTGACAACAGGAGCCATGGTAGGAGGTTTTAAAGTTTCAGGATATGCATTAACTAATGAAGGCTTTAATAACAATGCCTATATAGTAATGGCTAACAGTACAATAGGTACACATGTTGCTTTTGGAGCTAATGTTGCAGATATGGTAGGTAGTTTTTGTACTACCGCCCGAATAGAAAATAAAAGAACTGATTCGCCTTTTGGAGATGTTGTAGCTCTAAAAGTTTCAGCTAGTGGTTCAGCGGATAATTATGTATATTCAGATGTAGCATTAGACATAGGGCACGGTTGTATAAGTGGTCTTAGGCTTAGAAATCATACAATAGTTTCAAATCGTACATTATTATCATCTGATAATATAATATTTACTGAACGAGATGGTTCAGATATAATTTTAACTCTTCCCTCAAATCCTGAAAGAGGTCAGATTTATTTTATTAGAAAAAATGGTACAGGTAGAGTCTATATACGTGGTAGTTATATAATAAACGATGGTGATTGGGTTAGAGAACGATCTACTGAAGTACAATTAAATCGTGGCGGGCTCGGAATACTCATGTATAACGGCACATATTGGACATGGAATAATATGAACGGATAA